From one Gemella morbillorum genomic stretch:
- a CDS encoding bifunctional homocysteine S-methyltransferase/methylenetetrahydrofolate reductase, with product MRNLLERLEKDVLVADGAMGTALYGNGLESCHEYNNISNPDSVEKIHRAYIEAGADIIQTNTYAAKKCQLKTYGYEDKFEEINIRAAEIARKAAGQDTIVFGTIGAIRGLRECELTLETIVKETLDQVKVLLSTDKIDALLFETYYDQEEIRAVLTEARKLTNLPIITNISLLEAGITQNGEKVTDALSTLVNLGADVVGLNCHLGPYHMIKSLKQVPLFAQSYLSAYPNASLLQLTQTTHGNEYRFRKNSAYFEQSAKLLVEEGVRLIGGCCGTTPEHIRAIKRGIKNLKPIRRKIITPLPAEEELIRVANNNPTIVDKAKKQVTIIAELDPPKHLNIDTFIEGAKAIDKKNIEAITLADNSLASTRICNLATAALLKEHITTPTLLHLTCRDHNLIGLQSRLMGFDLLGINNILAITGDPSKLGDFPGATSVYDVTSLKLIPFIKQLNDGLGYNGASLKKVTNFTVAAAYNPNVRDLSKTKRLVEKKIKSGADYFITQPVFESDKIVQLAEFVADYPDTPFFLGIMPITSYNNAIFLHNEVPGIKLSEDFLAKLEKVKDDKALCQKVALEESKKLLDVALKHFNGIYLITPFTKYDLTIELIDYIEKNKTK from the coding sequence ATGAGAAATTTATTAGAGAGATTAGAAAAAGATGTACTCGTAGCTGACGGAGCTATGGGTACAGCTCTCTATGGTAACGGCTTAGAAAGTTGTCATGAATATAATAATATTTCTAATCCAGATTCTGTAGAGAAAATCCATAGAGCTTATATTGAAGCAGGGGCTGATATTATTCAAACAAATACCTATGCTGCCAAAAAATGTCAATTAAAAACTTATGGTTATGAAGATAAATTTGAAGAAATTAATATTAGAGCGGCTGAAATAGCACGTAAGGCTGCTGGGCAAGACACTATTGTTTTCGGTACTATCGGTGCAATTCGTGGTCTTCGCGAATGCGAGCTAACGCTAGAAACTATTGTCAAGGAAACACTTGATCAAGTAAAAGTACTTCTATCAACCGATAAAATCGATGCATTATTGTTTGAAACATATTATGATCAAGAAGAAATTCGTGCAGTATTAACTGAAGCAAGAAAGCTAACTAACCTACCAATTATCACTAATATTTCATTATTAGAAGCAGGTATTACTCAAAATGGTGAAAAAGTAACAGATGCCTTAAGTACTCTTGTTAATTTAGGTGCTGATGTTGTTGGACTAAATTGCCATTTGGGTCCATATCATATGATAAAGAGTCTAAAACAAGTTCCTTTGTTTGCTCAAAGTTATTTATCAGCTTATCCTAACGCCAGTTTATTACAATTAACTCAAACCACACATGGTAACGAATATCGTTTTAGAAAAAATTCTGCATACTTTGAACAAAGTGCTAAGCTATTAGTTGAAGAAGGTGTCAGATTAATTGGTGGTTGTTGTGGTACTACCCCTGAGCATATCCGTGCGATAAAACGAGGTATTAAAAATCTAAAACCGATAAGAAGAAAAATAATCACTCCTCTTCCTGCAGAAGAAGAGCTTATTCGAGTAGCAAATAATAATCCTACAATTGTAGATAAAGCAAAAAAACAGGTCACTATAATTGCCGAATTAGATCCACCAAAACATCTAAATATAGATACGTTTATTGAGGGGGCAAAAGCTATAGATAAGAAAAATATTGAAGCTATAACTTTGGCAGATAATTCTTTAGCAAGTACTAGAATTTGTAATTTAGCTACAGCTGCTTTATTAAAAGAGCATATTACTACACCTACCTTGCTACATTTGACATGTCGGGATCATAACCTTATCGGCTTACAGTCTCGACTTATGGGATTTGATCTTCTTGGTATCAATAATATACTTGCCATTACAGGTGATCCAAGTAAGCTGGGAGATTTCCCTGGAGCTACTAGCGTATATGATGTAACTAGCCTTAAATTAATACCCTTTATTAAACAACTTAATGATGGACTTGGATACAATGGTGCATCACTTAAGAAAGTTACCAACTTTACAGTTGCTGCGGCATATAATCCAAATGTTCGAGATTTATCAAAAACAAAACGATTAGTTGAGAAAAAAATTAAGTCCGGTGCTGATTACTTTATTACTCAACCTGTTTTTGAATCAGATAAAATTGTACAATTAGCAGAGTTTGTCGCTGATTATCCTGATACACCGTTCTTCTTAGGAATTATGCCTATTACTAGTTATAATAATGCTATTTTCCTACATAATGAAGTCCCAGGAATCAAATTGTCAGAAGATTTTTTAGCCAAACTAGAAAAGGTAAAGGATGATAAAGCACTTTGTCAAAAAGTAGCTTTAGAAGAAAGTAAAAAACTACTTGATGTCGCATTAAAACACTTCAATGGAATTTATTTAATAACTCCATTTACAAAATATGATCTTACTATTGAATTAATAGATTATATAGAAAAAAATAAGACTAAATAA
- a CDS encoding YlbF family regulator, whose protein sequence is MVNIYDKANEFERALRESDEYKASVAASEGLYADEEANSLYTEFVGKQKELMESAQTGAQPTEEELQVFEEIQQKLMENAKFLEFVHAQQKLQFLIEDLNKIMYKPLDELFEKYGNK, encoded by the coding sequence ATGGTAAATATTTATGATAAAGCAAATGAATTTGAAAGAGCATTAAGGGAAAGTGACGAGTATAAAGCTTCAGTAGCGGCGTCAGAAGGATTATACGCAGATGAAGAAGCTAATTCATTGTATACAGAATTTGTAGGTAAACAAAAAGAATTAATGGAGAGTGCTCAAACAGGAGCACAACCAACAGAAGAAGAATTACAAGTATTTGAAGAAATTCAACAAAAATTAATGGAAAATGCTAAATTCTTAGAGTTTGTACATGCTCAACAAAAATTACAATTTTTAATTGAAGATTTAAACAAAATAATGTATAAACCATTAGATGAGCTTTTCGAAAAATATGGAAATAAATAA
- a CDS encoding glycosyltransferase family 39 protein, giving the protein MRRILHNVFSYAFISLFAVALIWAYVAPFVYERILNPLALLLGVPVFFIIFIYIVKKILATNEQGLKKYNRIIVLVYLVFQAIILSMDTLNFSDGAEIENEAHYMLNYGKFSGERYFLVYPNNINPTIILYWLYRIAGYLHISEIWTLHIFCFAITSATMYLTFKTAGKLLSKQKQTIILGLMLVYIPFQMYSLFYYSDSLMVILVALIIYVLIPSDGSFIFRSKHIIAVAVIVAFGWNLRSNIIIIIPALIVYLLFFKWYKNLLLLIVTFGISFVVFGKGFDMLWNHYGFFQDAGYRFPMLHWVMMGMSIQGGSYNWQDFQFTYLSQNKAADDFGLLFNRLTHRPFFLNLLMFVLKIRGNWSDGTINYTNGTRALRDGDGFLWQLFYGSNNSFFIYISQMIYVVILFGMVYYIYKRRKEYITSCFLFQIIIFGVFMFHLIWEAKPRYVYAWMPIIFILGAKGLILFAERYETTIFDKYKKKLYIAFAIVFSLQIGSDSFLRPSYSMNLDYDSRVINGISIYATDNYLRDGIVRVNRDTEVEQTFKATRSFNYVRGYISSYDEKNNSKYKVEIIDKKDNKVVREHEFIYRELYWEIPLQTYTLRWYFDDLPAGDYGVRFSQIESDNNGSIVISSVPNEMIDMYTAGKLYINGADQNRKDLSLQIGHRYQKLWWY; this is encoded by the coding sequence ATGAGAAGAATATTACATAATGTATTTTCATATGCTTTTATCTCACTATTTGCGGTAGCATTAATTTGGGCATATGTAGCACCTTTTGTGTATGAACGTATATTAAATCCTTTAGCACTATTATTAGGTGTACCAGTATTTTTTATAATTTTTATTTATATTGTAAAAAAGATATTAGCAACAAATGAACAAGGATTAAAAAAATATAATAGGATTATAGTTTTAGTTTACTTGGTTTTTCAGGCAATTATATTATCGATGGATACATTGAATTTTTCTGATGGAGCAGAGATTGAAAATGAAGCACACTATATGCTGAATTATGGTAAATTTTCTGGAGAGAGATATTTTTTAGTTTATCCTAATAATATTAATCCTACTATAATTCTATATTGGCTTTATAGAATTGCTGGATACCTTCATATATCAGAAATATGGACATTACATATTTTCTGCTTTGCAATTACTTCTGCAACGATGTATTTAACATTTAAAACAGCAGGGAAACTATTGTCAAAACAAAAACAAACTATAATTTTAGGTTTAATGCTAGTATATATTCCATTCCAAATGTATAGTTTATTTTACTATTCTGATAGTTTGATGGTTATATTAGTAGCTCTTATTATTTATGTTTTGATTCCATCTGATGGAAGTTTTATTTTTAGAAGTAAACATATTATAGCTGTTGCGGTAATTGTAGCTTTTGGTTGGAACTTAAGATCAAACATAATAATTATTATCCCAGCACTGATAGTTTACTTATTATTTTTCAAATGGTATAAAAATTTGCTATTACTTATAGTTACATTTGGAATATCTTTTGTAGTTTTTGGCAAAGGTTTTGATATGTTATGGAATCATTATGGTTTCTTCCAAGATGCTGGATATAGATTCCCAATGCTTCACTGGGTTATGATGGGAATGAGTATTCAGGGAGGAAGTTATAACTGGCAAGATTTCCAATTTACGTATTTAAGTCAGAATAAAGCTGCGGATGACTTTGGTCTATTATTCAATCGACTGACGCATCGTCCTTTCTTCTTGAATTTATTAATGTTTGTTTTAAAAATTCGTGGTAATTGGAGTGATGGTACGATAAATTATACGAATGGTACGCGTGCATTACGAGATGGAGATGGATTTTTATGGCAGTTATTCTATGGTAGTAATAATAGCTTCTTCATTTATATCTCACAGATGATATATGTAGTTATTTTATTTGGGATGGTATATTATATTTATAAGAGAAGAAAAGAATATATAACATCGTGTTTCTTATTCCAAATTATTATTTTTGGAGTATTTATGTTCCATTTAATTTGGGAAGCTAAACCACGTTATGTTTATGCATGGATGCCAATTATTTTTATCTTAGGAGCAAAAGGTCTAATATTGTTTGCTGAAAGATATGAAACAACGATTTTTGATAAATATAAGAAAAAATTATATATAGCATTTGCTATAGTATTCTCACTACAAATAGGAAGTGATAGCTTCTTACGACCATCATATTCAATGAATTTAGACTATGATTCTCGTGTTATCAATGGAATAAGTATTTATGCAACAGATAATTATCTTCGAGATGGAATTGTTCGTGTGAATAGGGATACAGAAGTAGAGCAAACATTCAAAGCCACACGCAGTTTTAACTATGTTAGAGGATATATATCATCTTATGATGAAAAAAATAATTCAAAATACAAAGTTGAAATTATAGATAAAAAAGATAATAAAGTAGTGCGTGAGCATGAGTTTATATATAGAGAATTATATTGGGAAATCCCGCTTCAGACTTATACACTTCGTTGGTATTTTGATGACCTTCCAGCAGGAGATTATGGTGTGAGATTCTCGCAAATAGAAAGTGACAACAATGGAAGTATCGTAATATCAAGTGTTCCTAACGAAATGATAGATATGTATACCGCAGGGAAGCTCTATATCAATGGAGCAGATCAAAATAGAAAAGATTTATCTCTACAGATAGGCCATCGTTATCAAAAATTATGGTGGTATTAA
- a CDS encoding glycosyltransferase family 2 protein: protein MTKTLDRTKDIFLDTMLLGKEILVKKIKTTNKTKVTVVIAAFRNITRLKSILENILKQSFQEFEIIVVDDSSSTEVEEFISTYDSSRLNYIKKQLGSNSSAKNCALEFAKGEYVVFLEENIRLKPDYIENLYGLVIDKSLDIAILTRDNYSNILGEAVVTGKKYLEEEIKQFKSDLDYNLTSCMFKKKFLDVYNLRFQEDMLSLENLYFKLKTFDIAGKVCQSSRVGYIELKEEKTVRNQAMIDASTRRIMLATEKIEEFKAGKSYENSLNLLCGYLFFDVLRMHDDMAGEEKLLELIKSKKNYFESDTFISKAMINMSPILFANYLNRKDRG, encoded by the coding sequence ATGACAAAAACACTAGATAGAACTAAAGACATTTTTTTAGATACAATGCTTTTAGGAAAAGAAATATTAGTAAAAAAAATAAAAACAACCAATAAAACAAAAGTAACGGTGGTTATAGCTGCCTTTAGAAATATAACTAGATTAAAATCAATTTTGGAGAATATTCTTAAACAAAGTTTTCAAGAATTTGAAATTATTGTTGTAGATGATTCATCAAGTACAGAAGTAGAAGAATTCATTTCAACTTATGATAGCAGCAGACTAAATTATATAAAGAAACAACTTGGATCAAATTCATCAGCTAAAAATTGTGCTTTAGAATTTGCCAAAGGTGAATACGTTGTTTTTTTAGAAGAAAATATTAGACTAAAACCTGATTATATTGAAAATTTATATGGTCTTGTAATTGATAAAAGTTTAGATATAGCTATTTTGACGAGAGACAATTATAGTAATATTTTAGGTGAAGCAGTCGTAACAGGTAAAAAGTATTTAGAAGAAGAGATTAAACAATTTAAGAGTGATTTAGATTATAATTTGACATCATGTATGTTTAAGAAAAAGTTTCTTGATGTCTATAATTTAAGATTTCAAGAAGACATGTTATCTCTTGAGAATCTATATTTTAAATTAAAAACTTTTGATATAGCTGGGAAAGTATGTCAAAGTTCACGTGTAGGATATATAGAATTAAAAGAAGAAAAAACTGTTCGTAATCAAGCGATGATTGATGCTTCAACACGAAGAATAATGTTGGCAACAGAAAAAATAGAAGAATTTAAAGCAGGTAAAAGCTATGAGAATAGTTTAAACCTTTTATGTGGATATTTATTTTTTGATGTATTGCGAATGCACGATGATATGGCAGGAGAGGAAAAATTGCTTGAGCTTATAAAATCTAAAAAGAATTATTTTGAAAGCGATACTTTTATTAGTAAAGCTATGATAAATATGTCTCCAATATTATTTGCAAATTATTTAAATAGAAAGGATAGAGGATAA
- a CDS encoding YhgE/Pip domain-containing protein, protein MKNIIEIFQNDIREIFRKTRTWIVIIGLILLPSMYAWPNILSAWDPYGHTNNIKVAVVTEDSGAEVSGQKVNLGENLVEGLKNNKNLDWQFVSNKQEAEEGVRIGDYYASIVIPKNFSEDLTSVSRGFPKKATIEYTVNEKINAISPKITNSGASAIANNISKSFVEIANGVIFEKLHEAGIKFEQNLPSIEKMKEEIFKLNDNFSNYENVVSELIGKTEQGQKILNTIQQALPDIDRFATNSIMLADKADITINNIQSFNEKLLPLISNHLKVVEDVSGEANSLAQKIQSKPDNVEEIKEKLKLLNTRLEAAEERLRVVKNIFEYLNELSGENILQNQLNKINTLENDLTKVKEVNNKIYTNIDNYDEIADDIKKDFVDRTKRINEISTNIDNRLNDDIAPLVAKVLTKADININEISKLIIGAQNELPEVEAKILSTEVKIQRAHAKLITIQKELPEAKGKIKKLTEEIKKAEAGTNTNMLFNLLKVDYKQQAEFFANPVQLSENKLYHIKNYGSAMTPFYTVLSIWVGALLMSSLLTTKVEDEEGKYKPCEKYFGRWILFLVISLFQTLVITLGDMYVLGTQAVSPYRFVFYGLLISALFSSIIYTIVHLLGNVGKAICIILLVLQLGSSGGTFPIQMTSSFFQALYPKIPFTYSIGLLREAVGGVYIPAAQRDMKILLIGIVITLISGTILVHLKSRSKKLSAEREKSKLFL, encoded by the coding sequence TTGAAAAATATTATAGAAATTTTTCAAAATGATATAAGGGAGATTTTTCGAAAAACAAGGACGTGGATAGTTATAATTGGTCTAATTCTATTACCTTCAATGTATGCATGGCCAAATATACTTTCAGCATGGGATCCATATGGTCATACCAATAATATAAAAGTTGCAGTAGTTACAGAAGATAGTGGTGCTGAGGTGAGCGGACAAAAAGTCAATCTAGGAGAGAATTTGGTAGAAGGGCTAAAAAACAATAAAAACCTTGATTGGCAGTTTGTTAGCAATAAACAAGAAGCTGAAGAAGGTGTGAGAATAGGAGATTATTATGCAAGTATAGTGATTCCTAAAAATTTTAGTGAAGATTTAACATCCGTAAGTCGAGGATTTCCTAAGAAGGCTACTATTGAGTATACTGTTAATGAAAAAATAAATGCTATAAGTCCAAAAATAACAAATAGTGGAGCTTCAGCGATTGCGAATAATATCAGCAAATCTTTCGTAGAAATAGCTAATGGTGTTATTTTTGAGAAGTTACATGAGGCTGGAATTAAATTTGAACAAAATTTACCTTCAATAGAGAAGATGAAGGAAGAGATTTTTAAATTAAACGATAATTTCTCAAATTACGAAAATGTTGTATCTGAACTAATAGGTAAGACTGAACAGGGACAAAAGATTCTTAATACTATTCAACAGGCTTTGCCGGATATTGATAGATTTGCTACCAATAGTATTATGTTAGCAGATAAGGCTGATATAACAATTAATAATATACAAAGTTTTAATGAGAAATTGCTGCCTCTAATTAGCAATCATTTAAAAGTTGTAGAAGATGTTTCAGGAGAAGCAAATAGTCTTGCTCAAAAAATTCAAAGTAAACCAGATAATGTAGAAGAAATAAAAGAAAAACTGAAGTTGTTAAATACTCGACTAGAAGCGGCAGAAGAAAGACTACGTGTTGTAAAAAACATTTTTGAGTATTTAAATGAATTATCAGGAGAGAACATACTTCAAAATCAATTAAATAAGATCAATACATTGGAAAATGATTTAACTAAAGTTAAAGAAGTAAATAATAAAATTTATACTAATATAGATAACTATGATGAAATAGCAGATGATATTAAGAAAGATTTTGTTGATAGAACAAAACGTATTAACGAAATATCAACAAATATAGATAACAGGTTGAATGACGATATTGCTCCGCTAGTTGCTAAAGTGTTAACTAAAGCAGATATAAATATTAATGAAATCTCTAAGCTAATTATAGGAGCTCAAAATGAACTACCAGAAGTAGAAGCAAAGATATTAAGTACAGAGGTGAAAATTCAAAGAGCTCATGCTAAGTTAATAACTATACAAAAAGAATTACCAGAAGCAAAAGGAAAAATTAAAAAGCTAACCGAAGAGATTAAAAAGGCAGAAGCAGGAACAAATACAAATATGTTGTTTAATTTATTGAAAGTAGACTATAAACAACAAGCAGAATTTTTTGCAAATCCTGTTCAGCTTAGTGAGAATAAATTGTACCATATTAAAAATTATGGTTCTGCAATGACTCCATTTTATACAGTGTTATCAATATGGGTTGGAGCACTACTTATGTCATCGTTATTAACTACAAAAGTGGAAGATGAAGAAGGTAAATATAAACCATGTGAGAAGTATTTTGGACGTTGGATACTATTTTTAGTAATATCATTGTTTCAAACATTGGTAATTACACTAGGAGATATGTATGTCCTTGGGACACAAGCAGTGTCGCCATATAGATTTGTTTTTTATGGTTTATTAATATCGGCCTTATTTTCGTCTATCATATATACTATAGTACACCTTTTAGGAAATGTAGGAAAAGCTATTTGTATTATATTGTTGGTGCTTCAATTAGGAAGTTCAGGAGGAACCTTCCCAATTCAAATGACTTCGAGCTTTTTCCAAGCATTATATCCTAAAATACCATTTACTTATTCAATAGGATTGTTAAGAGAAGCGGTAGGTGGAGTATATATACCAGCAGCCCAACGAGATATGAAAATATTACTAATTGGTATAGTAATAACGTTGATAAGCGGTACTATTTTAGTTCATTTAAAATCTCGCTCTAAAAAATTAAGCGCTGAGCGAGAAAAATCAAAATTATTCTTGTAA
- the nrdG gene encoding anaerobic ribonucleoside-triphosphate reductase activating protein, with product MSREEKLRTIFKTIDMSEYSDTKKNIDKPTCLIKTYKDPQDFWIAANYSKKKYADYKPFQFVDGEGIRCSIYLSGCLFACKECFNESIQNFNVGQEYTKEVEDKIIDDLRHTYVQGLTILGGEPFLNTQVAVSLAKRVREEFGYEKDIWVYSGYTYEQLLNGSEDKKELLSLCDVLVDGPFMIFLKDLSLRFRGSSNQRIIDLKKSTRENVVLYLE from the coding sequence ATGTCAAGAGAAGAAAAATTAAGAACAATATTTAAGACAATAGATATGTCTGAATATAGTGATACTAAAAAAAATATAGATAAACCAACATGTCTTATTAAGACATATAAAGACCCTCAAGATTTTTGGATTGCGGCTAATTATTCAAAGAAAAAATATGCAGATTACAAACCGTTTCAGTTTGTAGATGGTGAAGGCATAAGGTGTTCAATATATTTAAGTGGTTGTTTGTTTGCATGCAAAGAATGTTTTAACGAAAGTATTCAAAATTTTAATGTAGGGCAAGAGTACACAAAAGAAGTGGAAGATAAAATAATAGATGACTTAAGACATACATATGTTCAAGGTTTAACTATTCTTGGAGGAGAACCCTTTTTAAATACACAAGTTGCAGTTTCTTTAGCCAAAAGAGTACGAGAAGAGTTTGGATATGAAAAAGATATCTGGGTTTATAGTGGTTATACTTATGAACAACTTTTAAACGGAAGTGAAGATAAAAAAGAATTGCTATCCTTATGTGATGTTTTGGTAGATGGACCATTTATGATTTTTTTAAAAGACTTAAGCTTGCGTTTTAGAGGTAGCAGTAATCAACGAATAATAGATTTAAAAAAATCAACTAGAGAAAATGTTGTTTTGTATTTAGAATAG
- the pcp gene encoding pyroglutamyl-peptidase I gives MRILITGFDSFGGENINPSNLAINKLPNKLKNIEIKKVTLPTVFKESSAILEENIYSFNPHIVICVGQAGGRDKITVERVAINIDDARIADNKNNSPIDEPIRKDGETAYFSTLPIKALVAELTKNNIPAAISNTAGTFVCNHIMYETLYLSKTKFNNISAGFIHIPYIREQVKNKPNTPFMELEMIIDALKIIIETSAEFYQRNDIKITGGYEH, from the coding sequence ATGCGTATTCTTATTACGGGATTCGATAGCTTCGGTGGAGAAAATATCAATCCTTCTAATCTTGCAATTAATAAATTGCCTAATAAATTAAAAAATATAGAAATTAAAAAAGTGACTTTGCCTACTGTGTTTAAAGAATCTTCAGCCATTCTTGAAGAGAATATATATAGCTTTAATCCACATATTGTTATTTGTGTTGGCCAGGCTGGTGGACGTGATAAAATTACAGTTGAACGTGTTGCTATAAATATCGATGATGCACGTATAGCAGATAACAAAAATAATTCGCCTATAGATGAACCTATCCGTAAAGATGGGGAAACTGCTTATTTTTCTACTCTTCCTATTAAGGCTCTTGTAGCTGAGTTAACAAAAAATAATATTCCAGCTGCTATTTCTAATACTGCTGGCACATTTGTTTGTAATCATATTATGTATGAAACTCTTTACTTATCAAAAACAAAATTCAATAATATTTCTGCTGGTTTTATACATATTCCCTATATTAGAGAACAAGTTAAAAATAAACCAAATACCCCTTTTATGGAACTTGAAATGATAATAGATGCACTAAAAATAATTATTGAAACTTCTGCTGAATTTTATCAAAGAAATGATATAAAAATAACTGGCGGATATGAACATTAA
- a CDS encoding MATE family efflux transporter: protein MKNSTIENPLGIKPIKKLLISFAWPAITANIINALYSIVDQIFIGQGVGYLGNAATNIAFPITTICLALGLMIGIGAAANFNLELGRGNPEKAKAVVGTSVTSLFIIGVILTILIHIFLEPLMYAFGSTDEILPYAKTFAGISSLGIPFLLLSISTNPMVRSDNSPKYSMYAIVWGAVLNIILNPIFIFGFGWGIAGSAWATVISQFISAAILLFYFPRFKSVKFHKEDFKPKFSLLKISIALGMTSFVFQGSSMIIQIVTNNLLNTYGSQSIYGNDIPIAVAGIVAKVNIIFVSIIIGLVQGAQPIFGFNYGAKDYNRVRETMHYMMKYAIIISVVFFSIFELFPKQIVAAFGNGNELYFEFAVKYMRFFLLFTFINGIHISSSTFFSAIGKPKIGVTVALTKQMIILLPMLLTLSHFFGIDGIIYATPITDICAFSVSLFFLTREFRRMPK from the coding sequence GTGAAAAATTCTACAATAGAAAATCCACTTGGTATTAAGCCAATAAAAAAATTACTTATATCTTTTGCTTGGCCAGCAATAACAGCAAATATAATAAACGCATTATATAGCATTGTTGATCAAATCTTTATCGGGCAAGGAGTTGGTTATTTGGGGAATGCAGCAACTAACATAGCTTTCCCTATAACTACTATATGCCTTGCTCTTGGTCTTATGATTGGTATTGGCGCAGCCGCTAATTTCAACCTAGAACTTGGTCGAGGAAATCCAGAAAAAGCTAAAGCTGTTGTTGGAACATCCGTAACATCACTATTTATTATAGGTGTTATTTTAACAATTTTAATTCATATATTTTTAGAACCACTTATGTACGCTTTTGGTTCTACTGATGAAATATTACCCTATGCAAAAACATTTGCTGGTATTTCTTCTTTAGGTATCCCTTTTTTACTTCTGTCAATTAGTACCAACCCAATGGTTCGTTCTGATAATAGTCCGAAGTATTCTATGTACGCCATAGTATGGGGTGCCGTTTTAAATATTATTCTAAATCCCATTTTTATTTTTGGATTTGGATGGGGAATTGCTGGTTCTGCTTGGGCTACTGTTATTAGCCAATTTATATCAGCAGCAATACTATTATTTTATTTTCCTAGATTTAAGAGTGTTAAATTCCATAAGGAAGATTTTAAACCTAAGTTTTCATTATTAAAAATATCTATAGCTTTAGGAATGACATCATTTGTTTTTCAAGGTTCTAGTATGATTATTCAAATTGTAACTAATAACTTACTTAATACCTATGGTTCACAATCTATTTACGGTAATGATATACCTATTGCAGTAGCTGGAATTGTAGCCAAAGTTAATATAATATTTGTTTCTATAATTATCGGTCTCGTCCAAGGAGCTCAACCTATTTTTGGTTTCAACTATGGAGCAAAAGATTACAATCGTGTACGTGAAACTATGCACTATATGATGAAATACGCGATAATTATCTCTGTAGTATTCTTTTCAATATTTGAGCTATTTCCTAAACAAATTGTTGCTGCCTTTGGTAATGGTAACGAACTATATTTTGAATTCGCTGTTAAATATATGAGATTTTTCTTATTATTTACTTTTATCAACGGTATTCATATTTCTAGTTCAACATTTTTTTCTGCTATTGGTAAACCCAAAATTGGTGTTACAGTAGCACTTACTAAACAAATGATTATTTTATTGCCTATGTTATTAACATTATCTCATTTCTTTGGGATTGATGGTATAATATATGCCACACCTATAACTGATATTTGTGCATTTAGTGTTTCATTATTTTTCTTAACTAGAGAATTCAGACGCATGCCAAAATAA